Proteins co-encoded in one Spirosoma endbachense genomic window:
- a CDS encoding flavin reductase family protein encodes MLKRLLKYKNYDVHSITTMAGIGTTDQRYNANIVTWLMQTDMKMKVLAIALYKVDYTIELVRESGILNVNLLATNQSRLIRKLGQQSGRTENGIYKNKFKNVPYALDERGCPYLTEAIGYVQCRVLHNTDAGDHELFICAVQKQVVLNPEKEVMTYAFLKAHKLIRG; translated from the coding sequence ATGCTAAAACGGTTATTGAAATACAAAAATTACGATGTTCATAGTATCACGACCATGGCTGGCATTGGTACGACAGACCAGCGGTATAATGCCAATATTGTTACCTGGCTCATGCAAACCGACATGAAAATGAAGGTGTTGGCCATTGCCCTCTATAAAGTTGATTATACCATTGAGCTAGTGCGTGAAAGTGGCATTCTCAATGTGAATCTGCTCGCTACGAACCAAAGCCGACTGATTCGAAAGCTGGGGCAGCAATCGGGTCGAACTGAGAATGGGATCTATAAAAACAAGTTTAAAAACGTACCATATGCGCTCGATGAGCGCGGCTGCCCGTACCTGACAGAAGCCATTGGGTATGTGCAGTGCCGCGTGCTACACAACACAGATGCTGGTGACCACGAGCTGTTTATCTGTGCCGTGCAGAAACAGGTTGTACTCAATCCCGAAAAAGAAGTGATGACCTATGCATTTTTAAAAGCACATAAATTGATACGAGGCTAA